From the Parafrankia irregularis genome, the window TCCTGGGCATGTACGACGTCGTAGGCCGTGCCGGAACCGGAACCGGAACCGGTGCCGGTGCCGGTGCCGGTGCCGCGGTGCGTGTCGAACGCCTCGCCGAGTACGGCGATCGAGCGCAGGATGCGCTGCCCGACCGACTCGTCGTCCGGGGCATCCGGGAACGGCACCGCACGCACGCGCACGGCGGGGTCGACCGGCCGGAAGAAACCCGTGTCGCCGCCGCGGGCCAGCGTCCACAGGTCGACCTGGTGCCCGGCCCGCGCCAGCGCCTCGGCGAGCGCGAGGGTTGCCACCACCCCGCCGCGTGGCCGGGTCGAGTAGGTCAGCAGTGCCACCGAGAGCGGCCCGGTGCCGCTCGGCCCGTTCCCGCTCGTGGTGGCGCCGCGCTCAGTTCCCACGGGCACGGGCGCCGGCGCCCTCCTGGGCGAGGGCCTCGGTCGCGACTCCCATCAGCTCCCCGTGGCTGGGGCCGGGTACGGGATCCGGCCGCCAGCCCGTCGCCAGGACGTCGCGGACCCGAGCGACGAACGTGCTGTCGGTCAGCACGGCGGACGGCGGCAGCAGCGCGTTCTGCAGGCGGGTGAAGCGGTCCCACACCCAGGGGTCGCGGCGGGCGGCCAGGTACGCCTCACCGTTGGTGACGCCGGCCCCGGCCGCGGCCAGGGCGCCCGCCCCCCACTCGGGTCGCGGTGGCCACGGGGTGTATCCAGTCGGCAGCGCACCATTGGTGGGCGACGGGTGGCCGCCGCTGCGTACGCCCGGATTGTCCGGCCGCCACCGCAGCAGGCGGGCGGCGTCCTGGTGGACGGAGTCCTCGAACCAGGGGGCGAACTCCGTGCGCAGCGACTGGTCGAGGGCGAGCGCCCGGTCGGCCGGGTCGCGGATCGCCCGGACCGTCTCGGCCAGCCGCACGGCGCCCAGCAGCGCGAGCGTCACCCCCCGCGTGTGCGCGGGGTTCGTGATGATCGCCGCGTCGCCGACCGTGAGCAGGCCGAGCACCCCTGGACGCCCGTCCGCCACCAGCGGCCGTAGCCGGTTGCTCAGATGCGACATCGCGGTGACGGGTGAGACCGGCACGACCTGCTCGGCGTCAAGCCATGGCACGAACATCTCGATGGCCCGGGCCGCCGCGTCGAAGGCCGCGCCGTGACGAAGCACCCGGATGTCGCCGTCCTCCGGCAGGACGCCGAAGGTCATCGAGAAGACGTCCCGGTCGGCGGGGAACATCAGGCAGGAGTAGCGGTCGAAGGACGCGCCGGCGGTGTGCCCGCGGTTGAGCGCCACGGCGGGCTCGGGGCCGCGCCGCCGGTAGAAGCGCGAGTAGTAGGCGATGCCGCAGTCGACCTCGGCCGGCGGTGGCAGCTCCGCTCCCGCGTCGACGAGCCAGCGGCGGACCGGCGACAGCCGCCCCGCGGCATCGACGACCAGGTCGGCGGTGCGGCTGCTGCCGTTGGCAAGGCGCACGCCGCGAACCACCAGCGGCGCACCCGCCCCCGACGCGGAACCCGCTCCCGACGCAGACCCCGACCCGTGCGCTTCGGTCAGCAGCCCGGCGACCCGGGCACCGGACCGGATGGTGACACCGGGCTCCCTGCTGACCACCTCCCGCATCACCCAGTCCAGGGTGGCGCGGCGGCACCCGAGCACGACGAGCTCGTCGTCCTCCGGTGGGACGTCGGTCAGCGTCGGCGGGGCATGCTCGCTCAGCCGCGTCTCCCGGACACCCACGGCCCGCAGGCCGTCGAGGATCTCCGGGGCGTGCTCGCGGAGCAGGGACCGGCCACGGGCCAGGAAGGCGTGCGAGTGCCAGGTCTGTGTCGCGCCCGGGCGATGCCAGTCCGCCACGTCCGCGAGGTCGGAAGGCCGGTCGTCGGGGTCGCGATCGAGGACGTCGACGCGCCAGCCGCCGCGGGCCAGCAGCAGGGCGACGGCCAGCCCGGAGGCCCCGGCGCCGATCACGATGGCGCCTGGTATCAGTGCGTCCGGCATCAGCGGGCCACCGCGCCGAAGCGCCGGGGGTCGTACGGGTCACCGGCCAGCAGGCACGGCGGCTGGTAGGTCGCGGCACGCCGGTCGGCCAGCAGGTTCATCCCGCCGCGTGCGCGGCGCAGCGCCTCGGTGACGTCGATGGTCGTGACAGCCTGGCCTTCGGCCGTGCCGGTGGTGGCCAGCACCGAGCCGTCCGGATGGACGACCTTCGCGTTGCCCACGAACCGCAGCGACCCGAAAGCGCCGGTCTGGTTCGACGCCACCCAGACAACCTGGTTCTCCAACGCGCGAACCTGGTCGTAGAGATTGAACCGGTGCAGGGAGCGGTCGTCACCGACCTCCTGGGCCGGCTGGGTGCTGGAGATCGGCCACGCTGACAGACAGGCGATGATCGCCGCGTCGGCGAGGGCGAGGCTCCGCCCGGCTTCCGGGAACGCCTTGTCGTAGCAGATCATCATTCCCATCCGGCCGAGCGGGCTGTCGAAGGCGGTGAAGGAGCGGCCGGCCTCGAACACAAGGCCCTCGCCGAGTGGCTGGTGCACCTTGCGGTGGCGGCCCAGCACGCCGTCACCGTGGACACACACCGCACTGTTGTACCGGTAAGGACCGTCACGCTCCGTGTAGCCGGCGCAGACCACCATATCTTGGGCGAGCGTGACGAGCCTGGCGATTTCCGGTCCGTCCGGATCGAGTGCGGGCGGCCCGCCGTCCAGCGCCAGATCGGTGCCGCTGGGCGGCAACGTGTGCAGGTAGCCGCCGAGTGCGGCCTCGGGCAGGACGAGGAGATCCACGCCGCGCTGCCGGGCCGCGTCGATGTGCGTACCGATTCTCGCGAAGCATTCGTCCAGGTCACGGCCGAACGGCGCGGCGACCGCGGCGATGGTCACCCGGCGGCGGGTGGGCCGCGCCCACCCGCCGCGCGCCTGCGGGCGCCGCGTCGTGCTCACGCGTGGCCCAGCCCCGTCACATGGCCTGACAGCGCCGGGGTGAGGACTCCGTCCGGCCAGCGCAGCGTCACCCCGGAGCCGTTGAGCAGGCGGCCGCAACGCCCCGAGGTCGCCGGGCGGGGCGC encodes:
- a CDS encoding FAD-dependent oxidoreductase; translation: MPDALIPGAIVIGAGASGLAVALLLARGGWRVDVLDRDPDDRPSDLADVADWHRPGATQTWHSHAFLARGRSLLREHAPEILDGLRAVGVRETRLSEHAPPTLTDVPPEDDELVVLGCRRATLDWVMREVVSREPGVTIRSGARVAGLLTEAHGSGSASGAGSASGAGAPLVVRGVRLANGSSRTADLVVDAAGRLSPVRRWLVDAGAELPPPAEVDCGIAYYSRFYRRRGPEPAVALNRGHTAGASFDRYSCLMFPADRDVFSMTFGVLPEDGDIRVLRHGAAFDAAARAIEMFVPWLDAEQVVPVSPVTAMSHLSNRLRPLVADGRPGVLGLLTVGDAAIITNPAHTRGVTLALLGAVRLAETVRAIRDPADRALALDQSLRTEFAPWFEDSVHQDAARLLRWRPDNPGVRSGGHPSPTNGALPTGYTPWPPRPEWGAGALAAAGAGVTNGEAYLAARRDPWVWDRFTRLQNALLPPSAVLTDSTFVARVRDVLATGWRPDPVPGPSHGELMGVATEALAQEGAGARARGN
- a CDS encoding carbon-nitrogen hydrolase family protein, translating into MSTTRRPQARGGWARPTRRRVTIAAVAAPFGRDLDECFARIGTHIDAARQRGVDLLVLPEAALGGYLHTLPPSGTDLALDGGPPALDPDGPEIARLVTLAQDMVVCAGYTERDGPYRYNSAVCVHGDGVLGRHRKVHQPLGEGLVFEAGRSFTAFDSPLGRMGMMICYDKAFPEAGRSLALADAAIIACLSAWPISSTQPAQEVGDDRSLHRFNLYDQVRALENQVVWVASNQTGAFGSLRFVGNAKVVHPDGSVLATTGTAEGQAVTTIDVTEALRRARGGMNLLADRRAATYQPPCLLAGDPYDPRRFGAVAR